The Microbacterium limosum genome contains a region encoding:
- a CDS encoding FMN reductase, whose translation MGARRIAVVSAGLSNPSTTRLLADRMTQAVLTELASRDVEASVDVFELRDHAHDITNNLLTGFAPPALESAINAVVSSDAIIAVTPIFSTSYSGLFKSFIDVLDPDALKGTPVLLGANAGTARHSLAIDYAIRPLFTYLHADPVPTGVFAASADWGASADGVAPLGDRIARGARELADAIIRRDPAGGPDPFDPATYLGEGRSFGHLLGGLSGE comes from the coding sequence ATGGGCGCCCGACGCATCGCGGTCGTCTCCGCCGGCCTGTCCAACCCCTCGACCACCCGACTGCTCGCCGATCGGATGACGCAGGCGGTGCTCACCGAGCTCGCATCGCGCGACGTCGAGGCATCCGTCGACGTGTTCGAGCTCCGCGACCATGCGCACGACATCACCAACAACCTGCTGACGGGCTTCGCGCCCCCCGCGCTCGAGTCGGCGATCAACGCCGTCGTGTCCTCCGACGCGATCATCGCGGTGACGCCGATCTTCTCGACCAGCTACTCGGGGCTCTTCAAGTCGTTCATCGACGTGCTGGACCCGGACGCGCTGAAGGGGACGCCGGTGCTGCTCGGGGCGAACGCGGGCACGGCGCGCCACTCGCTGGCGATCGACTACGCCATCCGCCCCCTGTTCACCTATCTGCACGCCGACCCCGTGCCGACCGGGGTCTTCGCGGCGTCCGCGGACTGGGGGGCGTCGGCCGATGGGGTGGCACCGCTCGGCGATCGGATCGCCCGCGGCGCCCGTGAGCTCGCCGACGCGATCATCCGGCGCGATCCCGCGGGAGGCCCCGACCCGTTCGACCCGGCGACCTACCTCGGCGAGGGGCGGTCGTTCGGTCACCTTCTGGGCGGCCTCTCGGGGGAGTAG
- a CDS encoding FKBP-type peptidyl-prolyl cis-trans isomerase, with product MTADRTKPEIDAPEGPAPEELVIRDIIVGDGAEANPGDTVTVHYLGVEYDAGEEFDSSWNRGESIQFPLRGLIQGWQDGIPGMKVGGRRELVIPPHLAYGPAGGHFLGGKTLIFVIDLLAVG from the coding sequence ATGACTGCAGACCGCACCAAGCCCGAAATCGACGCCCCCGAGGGGCCCGCCCCGGAAGAGCTCGTCATCCGCGACATCATCGTCGGGGACGGCGCCGAGGCCAACCCCGGCGACACCGTCACGGTGCACTATCTCGGTGTCGAGTACGACGCGGGCGAGGAGTTCGACTCGTCGTGGAACCGGGGCGAGAGCATCCAGTTCCCCCTGCGCGGTCTCATTCAGGGGTGGCAGGACGGCATTCCCGGTATGAAGGTCGGCGGCCGCCGCGAGCTGGTCATCCCGCCGCACCTCGCGTACGGGCCCGCGGGGGGTCACTTCCTGGGAGGGAAGACGCTGATCTTCGTTATCGATCTGCTCGCCGTCGGCTGA
- a CDS encoding PrsW family intramembrane metalloprotease has protein sequence MTYQPPPWPASDSSPGAHDFASPLEQPHPGRGALIPPPPPSIGTPPPLPKMPTRGRTASVWLFALLAVVLVGLVGYFLTFLGAGASIVGFVLALVPFAVVLFAVRLIDRWEPEPRSLLVFAAAWGAIASVAIALLVDLGVGALIGADGSFARDLFSSVVQAPVVEEVGKGLGLLLIIATARRAFDGPVDGVVYGALVGAGFALTENVQYFAISFIEGGVSEVSATFFVRGILSPFAHAMFTAVIGFALGLAARRGSRGTAILGPWLLGLLGAIALHAFWNGSAMLGDFFALYLTLQVPLFVLFTLGVLALKREESRLTHRRLGEYAEAGWFTPEEVDMLATSAGRRRGLEWARGLRGDRTPLMREFIHDATALAAARERSLSGRDPRAQEDERVLLQRTAAARQALLAL, from the coding sequence GTGACGTACCAACCGCCGCCCTGGCCCGCGAGTGACTCCTCGCCCGGGGCCCACGACTTCGCCTCACCACTGGAGCAGCCTCACCCCGGGCGGGGCGCCCTCATCCCGCCCCCGCCGCCGTCGATCGGCACGCCGCCTCCGTTGCCGAAGATGCCCACGCGCGGGCGCACCGCCTCCGTCTGGCTGTTCGCTCTGCTCGCCGTCGTCCTGGTCGGCCTCGTCGGCTACTTCCTGACCTTCCTCGGGGCCGGCGCGTCGATCGTGGGGTTCGTGCTCGCCCTCGTGCCCTTCGCCGTCGTGCTCTTCGCCGTGCGACTGATCGACCGCTGGGAGCCGGAGCCGCGCAGCCTGCTGGTCTTCGCCGCCGCCTGGGGTGCGATCGCCTCGGTCGCGATCGCCCTCCTCGTCGATCTGGGCGTGGGGGCGCTTATCGGTGCCGACGGGTCCTTCGCCCGCGACCTGTTCTCCTCGGTCGTCCAGGCGCCGGTGGTCGAGGAGGTCGGCAAGGGCCTGGGGCTGCTGCTCATCATCGCGACGGCGCGCCGGGCGTTCGACGGACCGGTGGACGGCGTCGTGTACGGAGCGCTCGTCGGCGCCGGGTTCGCCCTCACCGAGAATGTGCAGTACTTCGCGATCAGCTTCATCGAGGGCGGCGTGTCCGAGGTGAGCGCCACGTTCTTCGTCCGCGGCATCCTCTCGCCGTTCGCTCACGCGATGTTCACCGCCGTCATCGGCTTCGCGCTAGGTCTTGCCGCGCGCCGTGGTTCCCGCGGGACCGCGATCCTCGGGCCCTGGCTGCTCGGCCTGCTCGGAGCGATCGCGCTGCACGCGTTCTGGAATGGGTCGGCGATGCTGGGTGACTTCTTCGCGTTGTACCTCACGCTCCAGGTGCCGCTGTTCGTCCTGTTCACCCTCGGGGTCCTGGCGCTCAAGCGCGAGGAGTCGCGCCTGACGCACCGGCGGCTGGGCGAGTACGCGGAGGCCGGGTGGTTCACTCCCGAGGAGGTAGACATGCTCGCCACGTCGGCCGGGCGCCGCCGCGGGCTCGAGTGGGCGCGCGGTCTGCGCGGCGATCGCACACCGCTCATGCGGGAGTTCATCCACGACGCCACCGCGCTGGCCGCGGCGCGGGAGCGGTCCCTGTCGGGGCGCGACCCGAGGGCGCAGGAGGACGAGCGCGTGCTGCTGCAACGCACCGCCGCCGCGAGACAGGCCCTGCTCGCCCTTTGA
- a CDS encoding acyltransferase family protein, with translation MSASPPADDPVTPADAAATGSFPRPNRRVPFWDNARFACIVLVVLGHAIQRLTYDSDIALAVYLSVYAFHMPAFAIIAGYFSKSGAPTRRQMGRVITDILLPYVIFEGLWTLTKWLVEGDGSPNLTQPSWTLWFLLALGIFRLVLPYLALLRWPLLWTVAISIGAGYLPNIDSTFSLSRTLGLLPFFTLGWWLSEKDVVARFRLLERRPWWVPVAALAALGVTGWAAWAYVDVWERMNLRTWLFYDDSYPDLGGDQWWAGGVRLALMAIALVLSAAFFALVPLRHTWWTHFGRYTMYVYLLHSFVLYPFRESGVLRGLDPTWLWLPLVIVLAVGVALGLATRPVRRIFRPLVEPRPRWLFSDPELSGREGRRSDPTGSQRPRSGS, from the coding sequence ATGAGCGCATCCCCGCCCGCCGACGACCCGGTCACACCCGCGGACGCAGCCGCGACCGGGTCTTTCCCGCGCCCGAACCGCCGCGTGCCCTTCTGGGACAACGCCCGCTTCGCGTGCATCGTGCTCGTCGTGCTGGGCCACGCCATCCAGCGCCTCACGTACGACTCCGACATCGCGCTCGCCGTGTACCTCAGCGTCTACGCGTTCCACATGCCCGCGTTCGCGATCATCGCGGGGTACTTCTCCAAGTCGGGCGCCCCGACCAGACGGCAGATGGGGCGCGTGATCACCGACATCCTGCTCCCCTACGTCATCTTCGAGGGGCTCTGGACCCTCACGAAATGGCTCGTCGAGGGAGACGGCTCGCCCAACCTCACCCAACCGTCGTGGACGCTGTGGTTCCTCCTCGCGCTCGGGATCTTCCGGCTCGTGCTGCCGTACCTCGCCCTGCTGCGGTGGCCGTTGCTGTGGACCGTGGCGATCTCGATCGGCGCCGGGTATCTGCCGAACATCGACTCCACGTTCTCCCTCTCCCGAACCCTCGGCCTGCTGCCGTTCTTCACGCTCGGCTGGTGGCTGAGCGAGAAGGATGTCGTGGCGCGCTTCCGGCTGCTGGAGCGCCGCCCCTGGTGGGTGCCGGTGGCGGCCCTCGCCGCGTTGGGCGTGACGGGCTGGGCGGCCTGGGCCTACGTGGACGTGTGGGAGCGGATGAACCTCCGCACGTGGCTGTTCTACGACGACTCCTACCCGGACCTGGGCGGCGACCAGTGGTGGGCGGGAGGCGTGCGTCTGGCCCTCATGGCGATCGCCCTCGTCCTCAGCGCCGCGTTCTTCGCACTCGTGCCGCTGCGGCACACCTGGTGGACGCACTTCGGCCGGTACACGATGTACGTGTACCTGCTGCACTCGTTCGTGCTCTACCCGTTCCGCGAATCGGGCGTGTTGCGCGGGCTCGACCCCACCTGGCTCTGGCTGCCCCTCGTCATCGTGCTCGCAGTGGGCGTGGCGCTGGGACTGGCCACGAGGCCCGTGCGGCGCATCTTCCGGCCCCTCGTCGAACCGCGTCCGCGGTGGCTGTTCTCCGATCCCGAGCTCTCCGGTCGGGAGGGGCGTCGATCCGACCCCACGGGTTCACAGCGCCCCCGCTCGGGATCCTGA
- a CDS encoding MFS transporter: MTSSPAFARLWFGATLAGLGGQLTIVAVMLHVFDLTGSTLAVSMIAVAGLAPMVIAGLYGGMLADYFDRRSVALVAATVTWASTALLAALAWTGTESVASLFVLSIVNSSANSIVSATKSAITPRLVARELLPAAAALNGITVGIMVMAGPALAGVLVALVGYPWTYTVDVVLMLALFLGLGTLPRIRPEGATVRPGLRSLADGWAFLRRAPNIRLQYLLDVIAMTFGHPLALFPAVGSVLLGGGAITTGVLTASIAAGAFLSSLFSGPIGRVHRHGLGIERSILVFGAATAAFGAVLLAASFGVLAPEGVGEDVPNLPLIAVSMLLLAVTGAADNVSAIYRQTMMQSAVPDAIRGRLQGVFMVVVAGGPRLGALYAGVLATVTTLWFPPLIGGVIILVLVTALVRRSPRFRAYDARDPQP; this comes from the coding sequence TTGACGAGCAGTCCCGCCTTCGCGCGCCTGTGGTTCGGAGCCACGCTCGCCGGGCTCGGCGGCCAGCTGACCATCGTCGCCGTCATGCTCCACGTGTTCGATCTGACGGGCTCGACGCTGGCCGTGTCGATGATCGCCGTGGCGGGCCTCGCCCCCATGGTGATCGCAGGACTCTACGGCGGCATGCTCGCCGACTACTTCGACCGCCGCTCGGTCGCGCTCGTCGCCGCGACCGTGACGTGGGCGTCGACCGCCCTGCTCGCGGCGCTCGCGTGGACCGGGACCGAGAGCGTCGCGTCACTGTTCGTGCTGTCGATCGTCAACTCCTCCGCCAACTCGATCGTGTCGGCGACGAAGTCGGCGATCACGCCGCGTCTCGTCGCTCGGGAGCTGCTCCCCGCCGCGGCCGCACTCAATGGGATCACCGTCGGCATCATGGTGATGGCGGGCCCGGCTCTCGCCGGCGTGCTGGTCGCCCTCGTGGGATATCCCTGGACCTACACCGTCGACGTCGTCCTGATGCTGGCCCTCTTCCTCGGGCTGGGTACGCTTCCCCGCATCCGCCCCGAGGGCGCGACCGTCCGGCCGGGGCTGCGCTCCCTCGCGGACGGGTGGGCGTTCCTGCGGCGCGCGCCCAACATCCGCCTCCAGTACCTGCTCGACGTGATCGCGATGACCTTCGGGCACCCGCTCGCGCTCTTCCCCGCCGTCGGGTCGGTGCTGCTCGGGGGCGGGGCCATCACGACGGGCGTGCTCACCGCGTCGATCGCCGCGGGGGCCTTCCTCTCGAGCCTGTTCTCGGGGCCGATCGGGCGGGTCCATCGCCACGGGCTCGGCATCGAGCGCTCCATTCTCGTCTTCGGCGCGGCGACCGCCGCGTTCGGTGCGGTGCTGCTCGCGGCATCCTTCGGAGTACTCGCTCCCGAAGGGGTGGGCGAGGACGTTCCGAACCTGCCCCTCATCGCGGTCTCGATGCTGCTGCTGGCGGTCACGGGCGCGGCCGACAACGTCAGCGCGATCTACCGCCAGACGATGATGCAGTCCGCCGTCCCCGACGCGATCCGCGGCCGGCTCCAGGGCGTGTTCATGGTCGTCGTCGCGGGCGGCCCACGACTGGGCGCCCTGTACGCCGGCGTCCTGGCCACCGTCACGACCCTCTGGTTCCCGCCCCTCATCGGCGGCGTGATCATCCTCGTGCTCGTGACCGCCCTCGTGCGGCGCAGTCCGCGGTTCCGCGCCTACGACGCGCGCGATCCCCAGCCGTGA
- a CDS encoding YceI family protein, with the protein MTTTALDVPGYKAGTWVLDPSHSEVAFSVRHMMISKVRGTFGVKSATLIAPENPLEAQVTASVDAASIDTKDEGRDQHLRSADFFDVETYPTIDFRSTGVRVEDGDFLVDGELTIRGTTKPVTFEFEFGGFGTDPWGNYKAGATAKTVINREDFGLTWNAALETGGVLVGKDVTITLDLQGSLQA; encoded by the coding sequence ATGACGACCACCGCCCTCGACGTTCCCGGTTACAAGGCTGGCACCTGGGTGCTCGACCCCTCGCACAGCGAGGTCGCCTTCAGTGTCCGCCACATGATGATCTCGAAGGTGCGCGGCACCTTCGGCGTCAAGAGCGCCACGCTGATCGCTCCCGAGAACCCGCTCGAAGCCCAAGTGACCGCCTCCGTCGACGCCGCGTCGATCGACACGAAGGACGAGGGTCGCGACCAGCACCTGCGCTCCGCCGACTTCTTCGACGTCGAGACCTACCCGACCATCGACTTCCGCTCGACGGGTGTCCGCGTAGAGGACGGCGACTTCCTGGTCGACGGCGAGCTCACGATCCGCGGCACCACCAAGCCCGTCACGTTCGAGTTCGAGTTCGGCGGCTTCGGCACCGACCCGTGGGGCAACTACAAGGCCGGTGCGACCGCCAAGACGGTCATCAACCGTGAGGACTTCGGCCTGACGTGGAACGCGGCGCTCGAGACCGGCGGCGTCCTCGTCGGCAAGGACGTCACCATCACGCTCGATCTGCAGGGCTCGCTGCAGGCGTGA
- the rpsO gene encoding 30S ribosomal protein S15, which produces MALEAEVKKAIIEEYATHPGDTGSPEVQVAMLSQRIKDLTEHLKEHKHDHHSRRGLFLLVGQRRRLLGYLQDIDISRYRSLIERLGLRR; this is translated from the coding sequence ATGGCACTCGAAGCAGAAGTCAAGAAGGCGATCATCGAAGAGTACGCGACGCACCCCGGTGACACCGGATCCCCCGAGGTGCAGGTCGCAATGCTGTCGCAGCGCATCAAGGACCTCACCGAGCACCTCAAGGAGCACAAGCACGACCACCACTCGCGTCGTGGGCTGTTCCTGCTCGTCGGTCAGCGCCGTCGGCTGCTCGGCTACCTCCAGGACATCGACATCAGCCGTTACCGCTCGCTCATCGAGCGTCTCGGTCTGCGCCGATAA
- a CDS encoding LLM class flavin-dependent oxidoreductase, with translation MQFGIFSVSDITEDPTTGQTPSEAEKIRNAVTIAKHAEEVGLDVFALGEHHNPPFWSSSPTTTLAYIAAQTERLILSTATTLITTNDPVKIAEDYAMLQHLSGGRVDLTLGRGNTGPVYPWFGQDIRQGLPLAIENYALLHKLWREDVVDWEGKFRTPLQGFTSTPRPLDGVAPFVWHGSIRTPEIAEQAAYYGDGFFANNIFWPKEHYQRLITLYRQRFAHYGHGTPEQAIVGLGGQVFMAAKSQDAVARFRPYFDNAPVYGHGPALEDFADMTPLTVGSPQQVIDRYAAMRDTFGDYQRQLFLIDHAGLPLKTVLEQLDILGGEVVPVLRRELAKDRPAEVPDGPTHAARVRAVYGEGPTREARPRANRGDNLSGPSPYQDQPAAPVLAGSAFGAAATRKGA, from the coding sequence GTGCAGTTCGGCATCTTCTCGGTGAGCGACATCACCGAGGACCCGACGACGGGTCAGACCCCCAGCGAGGCCGAGAAGATCCGCAACGCGGTGACGATCGCCAAGCACGCCGAGGAGGTGGGGCTGGATGTCTTCGCCCTCGGCGAGCACCACAACCCGCCGTTCTGGTCGTCCTCGCCCACCACGACGCTGGCGTACATCGCCGCGCAGACCGAGCGCCTCATCCTCTCGACGGCGACGACCCTCATCACGACGAACGACCCGGTGAAGATCGCCGAGGACTACGCGATGCTGCAGCACCTCTCGGGCGGACGCGTCGACCTCACGCTCGGGCGGGGCAACACCGGTCCCGTCTATCCGTGGTTCGGGCAGGACATCCGCCAGGGGCTCCCTCTCGCGATCGAGAACTACGCGCTGCTGCACAAGCTGTGGCGGGAGGACGTCGTCGACTGGGAGGGCAAGTTCCGCACGCCCCTCCAGGGCTTCACGTCGACCCCGCGACCCCTCGACGGCGTCGCGCCCTTCGTCTGGCACGGCTCGATCCGCACACCCGAGATCGCCGAGCAGGCGGCCTACTACGGGGACGGCTTCTTCGCCAACAACATCTTCTGGCCCAAGGAGCACTACCAGCGGCTCATCACCCTCTACCGGCAGCGCTTCGCGCACTACGGGCACGGCACTCCCGAGCAGGCGATCGTGGGGCTCGGCGGCCAGGTCTTCATGGCCGCCAAGTCGCAGGATGCCGTGGCCCGGTTCCGGCCGTACTTCGACAACGCTCCGGTCTACGGACACGGCCCCGCCCTCGAGGACTTCGCCGACATGACGCCCCTGACGGTGGGCTCGCCCCAGCAGGTCATCGACCGGTACGCGGCGATGCGCGACACGTTCGGCGACTACCAGCGCCAGCTCTTCCTCATCGATCACGCCGGTCTCCCGCTGAAGACGGTGCTCGAGCAGCTCGACATCCTCGGCGGCGAGGTCGTCCCCGTGCTGCGGCGCGAGCTTGCCAAGGATCGGCCCGCCGAGGTCCCCGACGGACCCACGCACGCCGCTCGGGTGCGCGCGGTCTACGGCGAGGGGCCCACGCGCGAGGCACGCCCGCGGGCCAACCGCGGTGACAATCTCTCCGGCCCGTCGCCCTACCAGGACCAGCCCGCGGCGCCCGTGCTGGCGGGATCGGCGTTCGGTGCTGCCGCGACGCGGAAGGGAGCCTGA